From a region of the Zingiber officinale cultivar Zhangliang chromosome 4B, Zo_v1.1, whole genome shotgun sequence genome:
- the LOC121977477 gene encoding UPF0047 protein YjbQ-like, giving the protein MAAKWAQKTVVVPAQRRGCHLITPKIVEEIQQDLSGFKCGLAHLFLQHTSASLTINENYDSDVQSDTETFLNRIVPEGRSAPWKHTLEGE; this is encoded by the exons ATGGCCGCCAAGTGGGCACAGAAGACCGTCGTCGTCCCTGCTCAGAGGCGCGGATGCCATCTCATCACCCCCAAG ATTGTTGAAGAGATACAACAAGATTTGTCGGGCTTCAAATGCGGCCTTGCTCATCTTTTCC TGCAGCATACAAGTGCTTCTCTCACCATAAATGAGAATTATGACTCTGATGTTCAGAGCGACACTGAAACATTTCTGAATCGGATTGTGCCAGAG GGTCGATCTGCACCGTGGAAGCACACATTGGAAGGTGAGTAA